One Halomarina pelagica genomic region harbors:
- a CDS encoding ArsR/SmtB family transcription factor, protein MDDTEDTEDTEDTKDTEDAEDSAGCCASPVAAEEADVATDVQLLSAMGNDTRYEALRLIAGSKEGVCVCQLQPSLGVSQGAVSQALSRLHSAGLVTRRKDGRWRYYSATPAAERLLRTLDDIRGETDD, encoded by the coding sequence ATGGATGACACGGAGGACACGGAGGACACGGAGGACACGAAGGACACGGAAGACGCGGAAGACAGCGCCGGGTGTTGTGCGTCACCGGTCGCGGCCGAGGAGGCGGACGTCGCGACCGACGTACAGTTGCTCTCGGCGATGGGTAACGACACTCGGTACGAAGCCCTTCGACTCATCGCCGGGTCGAAGGAGGGCGTCTGCGTCTGTCAGCTCCAGCCCAGCCTCGGCGTGAGTCAGGGGGCAGTCAGTCAGGCGCTGTCGCGGTTGCACAGCGCCGGGCTCGTGACGCGACGCAAGGATGGTCGCTGGCGCTACTACAGCGCCACCCCCGCCGCAGAACGACTGCTCCGGACGCTCGACGACATCCGAGGTGAGACCGATGATTGA
- a CDS encoding TrmB family transcriptional regulator, with the protein MASLCDLGLSSYEERAYTALLTLRAATAEEISEESGVPKGRIYDVVNGLESRGLVRVQPNTRPRIHRPINPEIAVTRLLEERKEELTVERARYESIAAEVTSQLGSKKPIDGRFWTAMGEPGEIFRMLTERVGKATDEWKLTGTTVAGGLFGLDQVHEENVGQFVDALDQGITVKVLLTRQLLRELPTSLEDVAVREITDHKGFELRITDGVYNSIDLIDQTDLCVYVADPFDPHSILGVTQIDDQEFVRTVDTSFESYWEQATPITSIEDSGNS; encoded by the coding sequence ATGGCCTCTTTATGTGATCTCGGGCTCTCAAGCTACGAAGAACGGGCGTATACGGCGCTGTTAACGCTTCGGGCTGCGACCGCCGAGGAAATATCAGAGGAAAGTGGGGTGCCAAAAGGGAGAATCTACGACGTAGTAAACGGTCTTGAGTCACGGGGACTCGTACGGGTGCAGCCGAACACGCGCCCCCGAATACACCGACCGATCAATCCGGAAATCGCGGTGACGCGACTCCTTGAAGAACGAAAAGAGGAGCTGACGGTCGAACGAGCAAGGTACGAAAGTATCGCTGCGGAGGTCACTTCGCAGCTGGGATCGAAGAAACCGATCGATGGTCGATTCTGGACGGCGATGGGTGAGCCGGGCGAAATATTTCGTATGTTGACCGAACGGGTGGGAAAAGCCACCGACGAATGGAAGCTGACCGGAACGACTGTTGCCGGTGGGTTGTTCGGTCTCGACCAGGTACACGAGGAAAATGTGGGCCAATTCGTTGATGCGCTGGATCAAGGTATAACTGTCAAAGTCCTCTTGACTCGGCAGCTCCTCCGCGAACTGCCGACATCACTTGAAGACGTGGCAGTACGTGAGATTACTGACCATAAGGGATTCGAACTGCGGATTACGGACGGGGTGTACAACAGTATTGATCTGATCGACCAAACCGACCTCTGCGTGTACGTGGCCGATCCGTTTGATCCTCATTCGATCCTCGGGGTGACCCAGATCGACGATCAAGAGTTCGTCCGAACTGTCGATACATCGTTCGAATCCTACTGGGAGCAAGCAACGCCCATCACTTCGATTGAAGACTCTGGGAACTCGTGA
- a CDS encoding GAP family protein: MDAALITALFALALIDSTSLGTLFIPIWLLLQPKRVTTSRLLTYLTTIAGFYFVIGIALMMGAASLAQALTGVLDRTTTLYLQLAIGIGLVVLSGYFWLRQRLTDSADKTDRWQTRVADQSSSTRGIAGLALLAGVLELTMMLPYLGAIGMLTTSDIGWSVRILLLSGYALIMIVPALVLFVIRSLVHEQVEPWLERLNKWIGKQADEATVWVPAVVGFLVVYSAAGGLGWVEPL, from the coding sequence ATGGATGCAGCATTAATCACTGCGCTCTTCGCGCTCGCCTTGATTGATAGCACGAGCCTCGGCACGCTGTTCATTCCGATCTGGTTGCTCTTACAACCGAAACGAGTCACAACCAGTCGACTGCTCACGTACTTGACGACGATCGCGGGTTTTTACTTCGTGATTGGTATCGCACTTATGATGGGTGCTGCCTCGCTGGCACAAGCCCTAACTGGTGTCCTCGACAGAACCACAACACTCTATCTCCAACTGGCTATTGGGATCGGTTTAGTTGTGCTGTCCGGTTACTTCTGGCTGAGGCAACGGCTAACAGATTCAGCCGATAAGACTGACCGGTGGCAAACGCGTGTTGCTGACCAGTCGTCATCAACGCGCGGTATCGCGGGACTCGCATTACTCGCTGGAGTGCTGGAACTGACCATGATGTTGCCGTACTTAGGGGCGATCGGGATGCTCACGACATCAGACATTGGCTGGTCGGTACGAATCCTCCTGTTGTCAGGATATGCACTTATTATGATTGTTCCTGCGTTGGTGCTTTTCGTCATCCGATCGCTTGTACATGAGCAAGTGGAACCGTGGTTGGAGCGCCTCAATAAGTGGATTGGCAAACAGGCCGATGAAGCAACCGTGTGGGTGCCAGCTGTGGTTGGGTTTCTCGTTGTATACTCTGCTGCAGGAGGATTGGGATGGGTGGAGCCACTATAG